The bacterium genome contains a region encoding:
- a CDS encoding 3-oxoacyl-ACP reductase FabG, whose amino-acid sequence MKTKSLQGRVALVTGSSRGLGRHLALALAGQGADVFIHGRRNSPAAEQAVAEARALGTRSRLVTGDVRQWHQVRELISAVVAEYGRLDILINTVGDFLFKPLLRMTVEEWRDMIDSNLHSAFYGCKAALPTMVQQQWGRIINVGVANADRIHAYTGAAAYAIAKSGVQILTRSLAVEVAAQGVTVNMVSPGLMESSALTDEVRERQIHAVPMKRLGLATDLIGAVLYLLSDEAEYITGADITVSGGWGL is encoded by the coding sequence GGACGCGTGGCGCTGGTGACCGGCAGCTCGCGCGGTCTGGGGCGTCATCTGGCCTTAGCCCTGGCCGGTCAGGGGGCGGACGTGTTCATTCACGGCCGGCGGAACAGTCCGGCGGCTGAACAAGCCGTAGCGGAAGCGCGCGCCCTGGGCACACGCAGCCGGCTGGTGACAGGGGACGTCCGCCAATGGCATCAGGTGCGCGAGCTGATTTCTGCGGTCGTGGCTGAATATGGCCGCCTCGACATTCTGATCAACACTGTCGGCGATTTTCTTTTCAAACCGTTGTTGCGCATGACCGTGGAGGAGTGGCGCGACATGATCGACAGCAATCTCCATAGCGCCTTTTATGGCTGCAAGGCGGCGTTGCCGACGATGGTGCAGCAGCAGTGGGGCCGCATCATCAACGTCGGCGTGGCCAACGCGGATCGCATTCATGCCTACACCGGCGCGGCGGCGTACGCCATCGCCAAAAGCGGCGTGCAGATACTGACCCGATCGTTGGCCGTGGAAGTGGCGGCACAGGGCGTCACAGTCAACATGGTATCCCCCGGTCTGATGGAGAGCAGCGCGCTGACCGACGAGGTACGCGAGCGCCAGATCCATGCGGTGCCCATGAAGCGTTTAGGGCTGGCCACGGATCTGATCGGCGCCGTGTTGTATCTGTTGAGCGATGAAGCGGAATATATCACCGGCGCGGATATTACGGTAAGCGGCGGGTGGGGGCTGTAG